TCTTGTCAACAATTTCGCCTACAGCAATGCAGTCGCCAGTCGTCTCCGTCATAACCACCAGCATGACCAGCACCATCGCGGCAATAGAGGCCGCATCAAAGGTCGGATAGCCGAAAGCAAACGGAGTAGTAATCCCCAGCCAAGAAGCATCGCCTACTTTGGAAAAGTTGACCATGTCGAAAAAGCCAGCCAAGATCGTGCCGCACAACAACCCCAAGAGCACCGCGATATTGCTGATAAATCCTTGGAAAAAGCGGTAAAAGAAAAGCACCAAGGCTAGCGTCACTAACGCCAGCAAAATATAGGGCGCACTGGCAAAATCCTGAGCCGCCGGATTGCCGCCGCCAGCCCAGCGCACCGCCACTGGCATCAAGGTCACGCCGATAATAGTAATGATCGTCCCCGTCACTACAGGCGGAAAAAAGCGCAAAAGCGAACTGAAGTAAGGACTGACCAGATACGTTATAATCCCGGCCACAATAATCGAGCCGTAAATACCGGTCAGCCCATGCGCTTGACCAATCAAAATCATGGGCGTCACGGCGGCAAAAGTCACTCCCTGGATCATGGGAATTTTTACGCCCATATTCCCAAAGCCGACGGTTTGGATAATGGTGGCAATGCCGCAGGTAAACAGATCGGCGTTAATCAGATAAATCAATTGCTCGCTGCTCAGCCCTAGGGCATTAGCCACAATGAGAGGGACCGCCACCGCACCGGCGTACATAGCCAGCACGTGCTGCAAACCGTACACAAACAGTTTGCTCAGCGGCAACATCTCGTTAACAGGATGGTTTTTTTCCATGGTTCAGCCTCGTTTCTTGGTTAGTAACGCGCTCAGCACTTTTTCCGGCGTCAAGGGCAGCTGTGTCAGTTGCACGCCGGTAGCGTTGAAGACGGCATGGGCAATCGCCGGCGCTGGCGTGTTAATGACCGCCTCGCCGATGGACTTGGCGCCGAAAGGACCGGTCGGTTCGTAGCTAGGCTCAAAGGCCACCCGAACGTTTCCCACATCCTTGCGGCAGGGAATCTTATATTGCATAAAATTACAGGTTTCCAAACGCCCTTGCCCAGTATAGCGCACTTCTTCATAGAGCGCCATGCCAATTCCCTGGACAACGCCCCCTTCAGTCTGCACCCGGGCTAAAGCCGGATTGATCACCGTACCGCAATCCACAACGGCCACAAAATCAATAGGCGTCACCTTGCCGGTAGCCTTGTCAATCTCTACTTCCGCAAAGCCCGCCACAAAGGGCGGCGGCGACGTGGGACTGCCGTAGGTTCCTTGGCCTGTTAATTGCTGACATCCCACACCTAAGGCCAGCCGTTCCGCCAGCTTGGCCACCGTCAAGCGCCGCTTGCCATCCTCACTCCAAAATTTCGCACCGTCGAAAGAAATCTGCGTCCCATCTGCTTCCAACAATTTAGCCGCCTGCGTCAGCATCTTGCCGCGCAATTCCTCCGCCGCCAGCTTAACCGCCATACCAGTCACATAGGTAGTGCTGGAAGCGTACGAACCGGGATCAAAAGGAGAC
This genomic window from uncultured Anaeromusa sp. contains:
- a CDS encoding nucleobase:cation symporter-2 family protein translates to MEKNHPVNEMLPLSKLFVYGLQHVLAMYAGAVAVPLIVANALGLSSEQLIYLINADLFTCGIATIIQTVGFGNMGVKIPMIQGVTFAAVTPMILIGQAHGLTGIYGSIIVAGIITYLVSPYFSSLLRFFPPVVTGTIITIIGVTLMPVAVRWAGGGNPAAQDFASAPYILLALVTLALVLFFYRFFQGFISNIAVLLGLLCGTILAGFFDMVNFSKVGDASWLGITTPFAFGYPTFDAASIAAMVLVMLVVMTETTGDCIAVGEIVDKKITKEDLSRCLRADGFSTILGGIFNSFPYTAFAQNVGLVALTRVKSRFVVTAAGVILILLGLVPKLAAVIAAIPLPVLGGAGIAMFGMVAASGMKTLSRVEFDGTQNIMVVAVSLGVGMITLAVPNFYHNFPAWAQVILHSGITAGSIAAIMLNLLLNGVSSEEKDLEAGKNKYL